In the genome of bacterium, one region contains:
- the prfB gene encoding peptide chain release factor 2 (programmed frameshift): MEYETRERLDDLTRRIEDIRGYLDVAALTRELEDIDKRTLVEGFWQDVTTANQVMKRKKEVEGSLKRAETLVAKLDDVRTAFELIEEAPDRELAREAESSLNALETAVTDAEIAMLFDEPADSSDAICEINAGAGGTEAQDWASMLLRMYTRWAEQRGFAVEMFDTQPGEEAGIKSATFNIRGPNAYGLLKAEAGVHRLVRISPFDANARRHTSFASFFVFPDIEEDIDIEIEDKDLRIDTFRASGAGGQHVNKTSSAIRITHFPTGIVVQCQNERSQHKNKAFAMKVLKARLYQLEEQKRQAERAKLASDKMEIGFGSQIRSYVLQPYRLAKDHRTNREIGDVTSVLDGRLDEFIYEYLMSRKKGSSTPAPPTKNGAEARPS; this comes from the exons ATGGAATACGAAACCCGCGAACGCCTGGACGACCTGACCCGCCGCATCGAAGACATCCGGGGGTATCTT GACGTCGCGGCGCTGACCCGCGAGTTGGAGGACATCGACAAGCGAACGCTCGTCGAAGGGTTCTGGCAAGACGTAACGACCGCCAACCAGGTCATGAAACGCAAAAAGGAAGTCGAAGGTTCGCTCAAGCGCGCCGAGACGCTTGTCGCGAAGCTCGACGACGTGCGCACCGCATTCGAACTCATCGAGGAGGCGCCCGACCGCGAATTGGCCAGGGAAGCCGAGTCGAGCCTGAACGCGCTTGAGACCGCGGTCACCGACGCCGAGATCGCCATGCTCTTCGACGAGCCGGCCGACAGCTCGGATGCGATCTGTGAAATCAACGCGGGCGCCGGCGGCACCGAGGCGCAGGATTGGGCGTCGATGCTCCTTCGCATGTACACGCGCTGGGCGGAGCAGCGCGGGTTCGCGGTCGAGATGTTCGACACGCAGCCCGGCGAAGAGGCCGGCATCAAATCGGCCACGTTCAACATTCGCGGTCCGAACGCCTACGGTTTGCTGAAAGCGGAGGCGGGCGTGCATCGCCTGGTGCGTATCAGCCCGTTTGACGCCAACGCGCGCCGTCACACGAGCTTCGCGAGCTTTTTCGTCTTCCCCGATATCGAGGAAGACATCGACATCGAGATCGAGGACAAGGACCTTCGGATCGACACGTTCCGCGCGTCGGGCGCGGGCGGCCAGCACGTCAACAAGACCTCGTCGGCCATCCGCATCACGCACTTCCCGACGGGCATCGTCGTGCAGTGCCAGAACGAACGCAGCCAGCACAAGAACAAGGCGTTCGCGATGAAGGTGCTGAAAGCGCGCCTGTATCAACTCGAGGAGCAGAAGCGCCAGGCGGAGCGCGCCAAACTTGCGTCCGACAAGATGGAGATTGGCTTTGGCAGCCAGATTCGCTCGTACGTGCTGCAACCGTATCGCCTGGCCAAGGACCACCGCACCAACCGCGAAATCGGCGACGTGACAAGCGTACTCGACGGACGGCTCGACGAGTTCATCTACGAATATCTGATGTCGCGCAAGAAGGGCTCATCGACGCCCGCGCCTCCGACGAAAAACGGGGCGGAAGCACGCCCCTCGTAA
- the lnt gene encoding apolipoprotein N-acyltransferase: MKKLSPESIDAIKKSWPAALGGLAYLLAFPTFNLWPLAFIAIAPTIGLVDRAATNKRAFWFAFVGGFVANAGKLYWLVYTINHYGHFPLPAALLVFGLLCATLGSFWGGAFVAGRFLVRSGNVPRFAAYALAWMFHEWWLTWFLTGFPWELLGHVFIAALPFAQIADVFGGIALSFPVIFGNALAYEIWRAWKGERAWPIAQAGVLAAMLAIMAGYGFWRMPQIDRLMAKGDVIRVGMLQGNTDQNAKWNADYRNDILRTYRVQATQVVSEGADLVLMPETALPNWQEQGRRFRSPLRRFLKDLDTHLLLAVPTRVENPEDRDWPYKYNSTVLVGPDGEIASDWYNKHRLVPFGEYLPLKKLSVPLVKWLRSWKALAGLRLSAGFYKGEEYIVFPHPKGRFGLAICYEIIYPGIVRTIAGMDTAFMATITNDAWFGDTTAPHQHWAQVQMRAIETRRWFARSANTGISGIVDANGRTISQTPTYVATTHIGEVTTMDTISPYLRIGDAFLYLCVAIFFALFVKTLLGSRRAPRSA; encoded by the coding sequence ATGAAAAAACTTTCTCCCGAATCGATCGACGCGATCAAAAAGAGCTGGCCGGCCGCGCTTGGCGGATTGGCCTATTTGCTCGCGTTTCCGACGTTCAATCTCTGGCCGCTCGCGTTTATCGCCATCGCGCCGACCATCGGTCTCGTGGACCGCGCGGCGACGAACAAGCGGGCGTTCTGGTTCGCCTTCGTCGGCGGATTCGTCGCGAACGCCGGCAAGCTCTACTGGCTCGTCTACACGATCAACCATTACGGCCACTTCCCGCTGCCTGCCGCGCTGCTTGTCTTCGGGCTGTTATGCGCGACACTTGGCTCGTTCTGGGGCGGCGCGTTTGTCGCGGGCCGCTTTCTGGTCCGATCCGGCAACGTGCCACGCTTCGCCGCGTATGCCCTGGCGTGGATGTTCCACGAGTGGTGGCTGACCTGGTTCCTGACGGGTTTTCCATGGGAGCTGCTCGGCCACGTTTTCATCGCCGCGCTCCCGTTCGCACAGATCGCGGACGTTTTCGGCGGTATCGCGCTTTCGTTCCCCGTCATCTTCGGAAACGCGCTCGCCTACGAAATCTGGCGCGCGTGGAAAGGCGAGCGTGCCTGGCCGATCGCCCAGGCGGGCGTGCTTGCCGCCATGCTGGCGATCATGGCGGGATACGGCTTTTGGCGCATGCCGCAAATCGATCGCCTGATGGCCAAGGGCGACGTCATTCGCGTCGGCATGTTGCAGGGCAACACGGACCAGAACGCGAAATGGAACGCCGACTATCGCAACGACATCCTGCGCACCTATCGCGTGCAGGCCACGCAGGTCGTGAGCGAGGGTGCGGACCTCGTGCTGATGCCGGAAACGGCGCTTCCGAACTGGCAGGAGCAGGGCCGCCGCTTCCGAAGCCCCCTGAGGCGCTTTCTCAAGGACCTCGATACGCACCTGCTTCTCGCGGTGCCGACGCGCGTGGAGAATCCGGAGGACCGCGACTGGCCGTACAAATACAACTCGACGGTCCTTGTCGGTCCGGACGGCGAGATCGCCAGCGATTGGTACAACAAACACCGGCTCGTGCCATTCGGCGAGTACCTACCGCTGAAAAAGCTGTCCGTTCCGCTTGTGAAGTGGCTTCGTTCGTGGAAGGCGCTCGCGGGGCTCCGGCTGTCCGCCGGGTTTTACAAGGGTGAGGAATACATCGTCTTTCCACATCCGAAGGGGCGCTTTGGCCTTGCCATCTGCTACGAGATCATCTACCCGGGCATCGTCCGCACCATCGCCGGGATGGACACCGCGTTCATGGCGACGATCACGAACGACGCGTGGTTCGGCGATACGACCGCGCCGCACCAGCATTGGGCGCAGGTGCAAATGCGCGCCATCGAGACGCGCCGCTGGTTCGCGCGCTCGGCGAATACGGGCATCTCCGGCATCGTGGACGCTAACGGCCGCACCATTTCGCAGACCCCGACCTACGTCGCCACGACGCACATCGGCGAGGTGACGACGATGGACACGATTTCGCCGTATTTGCGGATCGGGGACGCGTTCCTGTATCTTTGCGTGGCGATATTTTTCGCGCTGTTCGTCAAGACCTTACTGGGCTCGCGCCGAGCCCCCCGGAGCGCATAA
- a CDS encoding MaoC family dehydratase N-terminal domain-containing protein, with protein MSGQELIGKTYGPVTYEIGVEKIREYARATNDGNPVYDDEDAAKAMGLAGIVAPPMFAVVYLKDLAGKMLFDRDLDINFAMLVHGEQEFEFHDVVRPRDVVRSTGTLLGIDQKDEKTIYRFEVTAEVEGRLVTSGVYTFVVRG; from the coding sequence ATGTCCGGGCAGGAGCTCATCGGGAAGACGTACGGCCCCGTGACCTACGAGATCGGCGTCGAAAAAATCCGCGAATACGCGCGCGCGACCAACGACGGCAACCCCGTTTATGATGACGAGGACGCCGCGAAGGCGATGGGCCTTGCCGGCATCGTCGCGCCGCCGATGTTCGCCGTCGTCTATCTGAAGGACCTCGCGGGCAAGATGCTCTTTGACCGCGATCTCGACATCAATTTCGCCATGCTCGTGCACGGCGAGCAGGAGTTCGAGTTCCACGACGTCGTCCGGCCGCGCGACGTGGTCCGCTCGACGGGAACGCTCCTTGGCATCGACCAAAAGGACGAGAAGACGATCTACCGCTTCGAGGTGACAGCCGAGGTGGAGGGCCGACTGGTGACGTCAGGCGTGTACACGTTCGTGGTGAGGGGATGA
- a CDS encoding glycosyltransferase family 2 protein: protein MPAYNAAATLARTVSDIPPGTADEIILVDDASSDDTVKIARELGLTVIVHEKNVGYGGNQKTCYRAALDAGADVVIMIHPDYQYDSALAPHMIRFVADGYFDIMLGSRIRTRREALEGGMPVYKYVSNRFLTIAENVALGQNLGEYHTGYRCYSRKVLETIDWLNNSDDFVFDTQFLVQAVHHGFRIAEIPVPVRYMAEASSINFRRSMRYGLETLWTLARYFAHRWGLRRDPLFAPAQAARADVERQAS from the coding sequence ATGCCGGCGTACAACGCGGCGGCGACGCTCGCCCGCACGGTGAGCGACATTCCCCCGGGCACGGCCGACGAAATCATCCTCGTCGACGACGCCAGTTCCGACGACACGGTAAAGATCGCGCGCGAGTTGGGCCTGACGGTCATCGTGCACGAAAAAAACGTCGGATACGGCGGCAACCAGAAGACGTGCTACCGGGCCGCGCTCGACGCCGGCGCGGATGTCGTCATCATGATCCACCCGGATTACCAGTACGATTCGGCGCTCGCGCCGCACATGATCCGCTTCGTGGCCGACGGCTATTTCGACATCATGCTCGGAAGCCGCATCCGCACGCGGCGCGAGGCGCTTGAGGGCGGCATGCCGGTTTACAAATACGTGTCGAACCGGTTCCTCACGATCGCCGAAAACGTGGCGCTGGGGCAAAACCTCGGCGAATACCACACGGGTTATCGCTGCTACTCGCGCAAGGTGTTGGAGACGATCGACTGGCTGAATAACTCCGACGATTTCGTCTTCGACACGCAGTTCCTGGTGCAAGCGGTGCACCACGGATTCCGCATCGCGGAGATCCCCGTGCCGGTGCGTTACATGGCCGAGGCGTCAAGCATCAATTTCCGCCGGTCAATGCGCTACGGCCTCGAGACGCTTTGGACGCTCGCGCGATACTTCGCCCACCGATGGGGCTTGCGGCGCGATCCCTTGTTCGCGCCGGCGCAGGCCGCGCGCGCGGATGTCGAGCGGCAAGCTTCTTGA
- a CDS encoding type II toxin-antitoxin system HicB family antitoxin, which yields MLSYSVVFEPAEEGGYTVTVPALPGCVTEGDSLDEAREMAQDAIRCYLGSLAKDGESAPVE from the coding sequence ATTCTTTCATATAGCGTCGTTTTTGAACCCGCCGAGGAAGGCGGATACACCGTCACGGTGCCGGCGCTACCAGGCTGCGTCACGGAAGGCGATTCCTTGGATGAGGCGCGCGAGATGGCGCAAGATGCCATTCGCTGCTATTTGGGTAGTCTCGCGAAAGACGGAGAATCCGCACCAGTGGAATGA
- a CDS encoding MaoC family dehydratase N-terminal domain-containing protein, whose translation MVEKTKLAVGDTFEATQSVGKYQAIYYGGASGDFNPIHIDDEFARMVGLGGAILQGLCTMAFAASAHIDAAGGDPRALKKIKVRFSRPVRIGDDVTTRARVESVRGGEAVTSFVCVTPDGAEVIKNASATLKA comes from the coding sequence ATGGTGGAAAAAACGAAACTCGCTGTGGGGGACACCTTCGAGGCGACGCAGTCCGTCGGTAAATACCAGGCGATTTACTACGGCGGCGCGTCGGGTGATTTCAATCCGATCCACATCGACGACGAGTTCGCAAGGATGGTGGGCCTTGGCGGCGCGATCCTGCAAGGGCTTTGCACGATGGCGTTCGCCGCGAGCGCGCATATCGACGCGGCCGGCGGCGATCCGCGCGCGCTGAAAAAAATCAAGGTGCGTTTCTCGCGCCCGGTCCGCATCGGCGATGACGTCACCACGCGCGCCCGCGTCGAATCGGTCCGCGGCGGCGAAGCCGTGACGTCTTTTGTTTGCGTTACGCCCGACGGCGCCGAGGTCATCAAGAACGCGTCCGCGACGCTCAAGGCCTGA
- a CDS encoding endonuclease/exonuclease/phosphatase family protein: protein MHRPAGFAVVFLLLAFVTTAFTAGCTCGDDDDDGSGSPPDDDALNDDATDDDTGDDDSLDDDSMDDDAADDDTVDDDAGDDDSLDDDMTDDDTADDDSADDDIADDDTGDDDTLDDDTADDDTGDDDTSDDDTGDDDIADTTITIMTMNLQTPFLNFADPDDRLQMVADVINDRQPDFVGVQEAAELLFVPNRAPELAALTGYDYIYKETHNFPLLFKEGIAIFSRWPILWDQDQWLPHPEFLTVLRRAVLGVRADTPWGEMYFYDSHFTIDDRDVIKADQALTAFEFIEQYPSPIPSFFAGDLNCEPDRLAMEFLRGETIYQGRYGNFVDAWLELYPHDVGYTYPADDPEKRIDYVYAIPGNLGEAVAMECEHVLDAPDAGLWASDHIGVICEFEWAP, encoded by the coding sequence ATGCACAGGCCGGCCGGTTTTGCCGTCGTTTTTCTGCTCCTGGCGTTCGTGACGACGGCGTTCACCGCCGGCTGCACTTGCGGCGATGACGACGATGACGGCAGTGGATCGCCGCCCGACGACGACGCTCTCAATGACGATGCGACGGATGACGATACGGGCGATGACGATTCCCTGGACGACGATTCGATGGACGACGATGCGGCTGACGACGACACGGTGGACGACGACGCCGGGGATGACGATTCCCTGGACGACGACATGACGGACGACGATACGGCTGACGACGATTCGGCTGACGATGACATCGCCGATGACGATACGGGCGACGACGACACCCTGGATGACGACACGGCGGACGACGATACCGGCGACGACGACACGTCGGACGACGATACCGGCGACGACGACATCGCCGACACGACAATCACGATCATGACGATGAACCTGCAGACGCCGTTTCTGAACTTCGCCGATCCCGACGATCGCCTGCAAATGGTCGCCGATGTCATCAATGACCGGCAGCCGGATTTCGTCGGCGTGCAGGAAGCCGCGGAACTTTTATTCGTGCCGAACCGGGCGCCGGAACTCGCGGCGCTCACCGGCTACGACTACATTTATAAGGAAACGCACAACTTCCCGCTGCTGTTCAAGGAAGGCATCGCGATCTTTTCGCGCTGGCCGATCCTTTGGGATCAGGACCAATGGCTGCCGCACCCGGAATTCCTGACGGTTCTGCGCCGCGCCGTCCTCGGCGTTCGCGCCGACACGCCCTGGGGCGAGATGTATTTTTACGACTCGCATTTCACGATCGATGACCGCGACGTCATCAAGGCCGATCAGGCGCTGACCGCGTTCGAATTCATCGAGCAATACCCGTCGCCGATCCCGTCGTTTTTCGCCGGCGATCTCAATTGCGAGCCCGACCGCCTGGCGATGGAATTCCTGCGCGGCGAGACGATTTATCAGGGGCGGTACGGCAACTTCGTCGATGCGTGGCTCGAACTGTATCCGCATGACGTGGGCTACACCTATCCCGCGGACGACCCGGAAAAGCGCATCGATTACGTGTACGCGATTCCGGGCAATCTCGGCGAAGCCGTTGCGATGGAATGCGAACACGTACTCGACGCGCCCGACGCGGGGCTATGGGCTTCCGACCACATCGGCGTGATCTGCGAATTCGAGTGGGCGCCGTAG